A single region of the Prochlorococcus marinus str. MIT 0917 genome encodes:
- a CDS encoding DUF4332 domain-containing protein, translated as MNNKSLLKDLPKTFYQEEKILLSNNIKTWDSLLSISDEQINHLIDGSLGSVRNVKRLKCIAYFICTLDIQLNEAALLMHSGLISNKAISRLSPQELVQKTGRFERILRTGRIPIIDLKKAHFLIEKAKKTLFNLPKNN; from the coding sequence ATGAATAATAAATCATTGTTGAAAGATCTTCCTAAAACCTTTTATCAAGAAGAAAAAATACTCTTATCAAATAATATAAAAACATGGGATTCTTTATTATCTATTAGTGATGAACAAATAAATCATCTAATAGATGGAAGTCTGGGTAGTGTTCGAAATGTAAAAAGACTTAAATGCATAGCGTATTTTATATGTACTTTAGATATTCAACTTAACGAAGCAGCCTTGTTGATGCACTCAGGATTAATTTCTAACAAGGCCATTTCACGACTTTCTCCTCAAGAGCTAGTTCAAAAGACTGGTCGCTTTGAGAGAATTCTTCGAACAGGAAGAATTCCAATAATAGATCTAAAAAAAGCTCACTTTTTAATAGAGAAAGCAAAAAAAACATTATTTAATTTACCCAAGAACAATTAG
- a CDS encoding Ycf51 family protein — protein MSELIQDITKWLAWGGSGLGVLTVLGYLFNWGIKFRLTGTTIFTLLLSASCWAFEQSYTPPFNVEGYKYAPIVYDNGFDLVVAQASNDFPKEAIKPTLLQIAGNLKGGGRNGAQVKVRLRKIESAGDGISKPIILGELINDLKESKIIELPDRNYSASESFSNNAHIEEITSLETDE, from the coding sequence ATGAGTGAACTTATCCAAGATATTACGAAATGGCTCGCCTGGGGAGGCTCAGGACTTGGTGTCTTGACTGTTTTGGGTTATCTATTTAACTGGGGAATTAAATTCCGACTAACTGGGACAACAATTTTCACACTTTTACTATCTGCCAGTTGTTGGGCGTTTGAGCAAAGTTATACTCCTCCTTTTAATGTCGAAGGTTACAAATATGCTCCTATTGTTTATGACAATGGATTTGATTTAGTTGTTGCTCAAGCATCAAATGATTTCCCAAAAGAAGCTATCAAACCAACATTGTTACAAATAGCTGGTAATTTGAAAGGAGGAGGAAGAAATGGCGCTCAGGTCAAAGTCAGGCTCAGAAAAATAGAATCAGCTGGTGATGGAATAAGTAAACCAATTATTCTAGGTGAATTAATAAATGATTTAAAAGAATCTAAGATAATAGAATTACCAGACAGAAATTACTCTGCAAGTGAATCTTTCTCGAATAATGCTCATATTGAAGAAATTACCTCATTAGAGACTGATGAATAA
- a CDS encoding translocation/assembly module TamB, protein MGDEWSSKRLKRWGLAGTFAALGGVLIWSGADLLVDRTISRFSPQIEKTLSNSLGHPLKIGSYRGLRPWGIELGLTRILPVIKDSSSVSIANLTIKFAPFASLLNWQPVAIFNPKGTEIILSKNDTGSFWVVPQNDNPKKINLQLRFNLKEPTKIVFNPGDTTLLAKGNLSLNLGKKKIYGAINLDSKKQGSLFLAGKGYWDGIEFQTKVKINKLSLGIFEGVLGSNSNIISRGNINGSIKLGVKKGLISCKGDLLFNNLTLRGGPLRDTLSTNNSKIQCDNKKFKLIESKWNYGYWDISNSSEIPFYKKDKTYINSVTSIKIKDFDHKPLTLKSKLPISFVDRQFIPGEINANFNLESFPLGALNPILNTSLSGKINTKGDFQGPLSSLNSTINLSLENPQVNGIRLREKWTGSFIRIPSEKKWGSLNMESEGASIPGDLQINFKKDGNFNDLNLNRLGGKISLNPKSNVFEWDAYKFRLDRVEVAFPPEKSFKRIFGEVSGNGIFSLDPLFLNGDLNLDYFRLLGFKLKKASIKGQIKNSETNLKGVLIPSENGKIKFDINNGSEFSLLAQVKEVSSSWIAATALEFPKLGLKYSDAIGKAEDLEKFIIGYPNSSIDSKFKFLKRSQDSYREEISKINNQNIINPYDLNGNINADIKLSGRNLSNLNLEAKAFGKVWTNKLKSINSNEIKPFNATFNGNLASGFGDFSLLNLNFSLLSLFAPIPSAINGYFGLKGNYSLGNFTPRVTADLIIKDTVIYNRNIILDNGNILLKDNYLEFDIALRDKTSANSVNLGGTYPLISSYPIDIKVESHGDGLAFLTGLTKGNVSWTSGTADLSLLIRGTPAKPLANGFFVLKNSELLFQDKEINNLNSTIVFDFNRLEVRNLKANIGAAGIIKSQGGISLFDSQLSESEPLALSIEKTRIKTAFTDVSASSNIVVKGSILKPQLAGEVFISEGSIFAKRANNSDQTTSKKSDHSKVKIIHRLPEQNWNRREPLVLFIQDEDAPASRMVSAGLPSGFETILFDNLKLVLGPSLRLVAQPLASFETNGFLLLNGAFDETLDVSGVIKLVSGYVNLFTTTFNLDQSEPNVAVFVPSMGLVPYVDVTLKSRVPDNVRDVSNFSSNGMASFGIGGSRFVNVEVTASGPADRISENFQLRSTPSLGRSELLGLIGGNSLANLISSGGNGDVLASFLNRSFASYLQGNINGFLSDRLQISLYPAYINGADSEDDSSDSSSSSTDQEDTNFPGQQAWVTEIGVDLNDKINFSVQAAPNRQDIPPKGNITFQMNPNVGLLGSFDKNGNWQSQLQLYFRY, encoded by the coding sequence ATGGGAGATGAGTGGAGTTCTAAAAGATTAAAGCGATGGGGACTTGCTGGAACCTTTGCGGCGTTGGGTGGCGTTTTGATTTGGAGTGGTGCAGATCTACTAGTAGATAGGACTATAAGCCGCTTTTCTCCACAAATAGAAAAAACATTATCTAATTCATTAGGTCATCCTTTAAAAATAGGTTCATACAGGGGGCTTAGGCCATGGGGAATTGAGTTGGGGCTAACAAGGATACTTCCAGTTATTAAAGATTCTTCCTCAGTTAGCATTGCAAATTTAACAATTAAATTTGCTCCTTTTGCGAGTTTATTGAATTGGCAACCAGTTGCAATATTTAATCCAAAAGGAACGGAAATTATATTAAGTAAAAATGATACTGGTTCGTTTTGGGTTGTTCCCCAGAATGATAATCCTAAAAAAATTAACCTTCAGCTAAGATTTAATTTAAAAGAACCAACTAAAATTGTATTTAATCCTGGGGATACGACATTATTAGCTAAAGGTAATCTATCTCTCAATCTTGGTAAGAAAAAGATTTATGGTGCGATTAATCTAGACTCCAAAAAACAAGGAAGCCTCTTTCTCGCAGGAAAGGGGTATTGGGATGGCATAGAATTTCAAACTAAAGTAAAAATCAATAAACTTAGTCTTGGAATCTTTGAGGGAGTTTTAGGAAGTAATTCTAATATTATTTCTAGAGGAAATATAAATGGAAGTATAAAGTTGGGAGTAAAGAAAGGCTTAATAAGTTGTAAGGGTGATTTATTGTTTAATAATTTAACTTTAAGAGGAGGACCTTTAAGAGATACCTTGTCTACAAATAATTCAAAAATACAATGTGATAATAAGAAGTTTAAGTTAATTGAATCTAAATGGAATTATGGATATTGGGATATATCTAATTCATCTGAAATACCATTTTATAAAAAAGATAAAACTTATATAAATTCTGTAACTTCTATTAAAATTAAAGATTTCGATCATAAACCACTTACTTTGAAATCAAAATTACCGATTTCGTTCGTTGATAGACAATTTATTCCTGGAGAAATAAATGCTAATTTTAATTTAGAATCTTTTCCTTTAGGTGCTTTAAATCCAATACTAAATACATCATTATCGGGAAAAATAAATACAAAAGGTGATTTTCAGGGTCCCTTATCTTCTCTGAACTCTACTATTAACCTTTCTTTAGAAAATCCACAAGTTAATGGTATTCGATTAAGGGAAAAATGGACAGGTTCTTTTATTCGAATTCCAAGTGAAAAAAAATGGGGTAGTTTGAACATGGAATCAGAAGGTGCTTCTATTCCTGGAGATCTTCAAATTAACTTTAAAAAGGATGGTAATTTTAATGATTTAAATCTCAATAGATTAGGAGGTAAAATAAGTCTAAATCCTAAATCAAATGTTTTTGAATGGGATGCCTATAAATTCAGATTAGATAGAGTAGAGGTGGCTTTCCCACCTGAGAAAAGTTTTAAACGAATCTTTGGGGAAGTGTCAGGTAATGGAATATTTTCTCTTGATCCATTATTTCTTAATGGTGATTTGAATTTAGATTATTTTAGATTATTAGGTTTTAAATTAAAAAAGGCAAGCATTAAAGGTCAAATTAAGAATTCAGAAACTAATTTAAAAGGTGTATTAATACCATCTGAAAATGGAAAGATTAAATTTGATATTAATAATGGGTCCGAATTTTCATTGTTAGCACAAGTCAAGGAGGTAAGTTCTAGTTGGATTGCTGCTACAGCTTTAGAGTTTCCTAAATTAGGATTGAAGTATTCAGATGCAATTGGTAAGGCTGAAGATTTAGAAAAATTTATAATTGGTTATCCAAATAGTTCTATAGATAGTAAGTTCAAATTTTTAAAAAGGTCCCAAGATTCATATAGAGAAGAGATCTCTAAAATAAATAACCAGAACATTATTAATCCTTATGATCTTAATGGCAATATTAATGCTGATATTAAATTAAGTGGCCGAAACCTATCTAATTTAAATTTAGAAGCTAAAGCCTTTGGTAAGGTTTGGACAAACAAATTGAAGAGTATTAATTCTAATGAAATAAAACCTTTTAACGCAACTTTTAATGGAAATCTAGCTTCAGGTTTTGGAGATTTCTCTTTGCTTAATCTGAATTTTTCATTATTATCTTTATTTGCGCCAATACCTTCGGCAATTAATGGGTATTTTGGTTTAAAGGGCAATTATAGTTTAGGTAATTTTACCCCAAGAGTTACAGCGGATTTAATTATTAAAGATACAGTGATTTATAACAGAAATATTATTTTAGATAATGGAAATATTTTACTTAAAGATAATTATCTAGAGTTTGATATCGCTCTAAGGGATAAAACTTCGGCAAATTCTGTTAATTTAGGTGGAACCTACCCATTAATTAGTTCCTACCCTATTGATATAAAGGTTGAAAGTCATGGAGATGGGTTGGCGTTTTTGACTGGGCTAACGAAAGGGAATGTATCTTGGACCTCTGGGACAGCTGATCTAAGTTTGTTGATTAGGGGAACTCCTGCAAAACCGCTTGCGAATGGTTTTTTTGTTTTAAAAAACAGTGAGCTACTTTTTCAAGATAAAGAAATTAATAATTTGAATAGCACAATAGTTTTTGATTTCAATCGACTTGAAGTCCGTAATCTCAAAGCGAATATAGGAGCAGCAGGTATCATTAAAAGTCAAGGTGGAATATCTTTATTTGATTCACAATTAAGTGAAAGTGAGCCATTGGCTCTTTCTATAGAAAAAACACGTATTAAAACAGCATTCACTGACGTCAGCGCCTCATCTAACATTGTCGTTAAGGGATCTATTTTGAAACCTCAATTAGCAGGTGAAGTCTTTATTTCAGAAGGTTCGATTTTTGCTAAAAGAGCTAATAATTCAGATCAGACTACATCTAAAAAATCGGACCATTCTAAGGTCAAAATAATTCATAGATTACCAGAACAAAACTGGAACCGTAGGGAACCCCTGGTTTTGTTTATTCAAGATGAAGATGCACCTGCAAGTCGAATGGTCAGTGCAGGTTTGCCTAGTGGGTTTGAAACAATACTCTTTGATAATTTAAAGCTCGTATTGGGTCCTTCATTACGATTGGTTGCTCAACCTTTGGCAAGCTTCGAAACAAATGGATTCCTTCTCTTAAATGGTGCTTTTGACGAGACACTTGATGTTAGTGGAGTTATTAAACTTGTTAGTGGCTACGTTAATCTCTTTACGACTACTTTTAATCTAGATCAAAGTGAACCTAATGTAGCCGTATTCGTTCCGTCTATGGGCTTGGTTCCATATGTTGACGTGACTTTGAAAAGTCGTGTTCCAGATAATGTTAGAGACGTTAGCAATTTTTCCTCTAATGGTATGGCATCATTTGGTATTGGAGGATCTCGTTTCGTAAATGTCGAAGTGACGGCCTCTGGGCCTGCAGATCGTATTAGTGAAAATTTTCAATTGAGAAGTACTCCATCTTTGGGAAGAAGCGAGTTGCTAGGACTTATAGGAGGTAATTCTCTTGCAAATCTAATAAGTAGTGGAGGTAATGGTGATGTGCTTGCTAGCTTTTTGAATAGATCTTTTGCTTCGTATCTTCAAGGCAATATCAATGGTTTTTTAAGTGATAGACTTCAAATTTCTTTGTATCCTGCATATATAAATGGAGCAGATTCAGAGGATGATAGTAGTGATAGCAGTTCTTCAAGTACTGATCAGGAAGATACGAATTTTCCAGGTCAACAGGCATGGGTGACAGAAATAGGTGTTGACCTGAACGATAAAATTAATTTCTCAGTTCAGGCTGCTCCTAACAGACAAGATATTCCACCGAAAGGGAATATTACTTTTCAAATGAATCCCAACGTAGGTTTACTAGGCTCATTTGATAAGAATGGGAATTGGCAAAGTCAGCTCCAACTCTATTTTAGATATTAA